One window of the Hippoglossus hippoglossus isolate fHipHip1 chromosome 9, fHipHip1.pri, whole genome shotgun sequence genome contains the following:
- the ccdc92 gene encoding coiled-coil domain-containing protein 92, with protein MASTNVSLENQLHSAQKNLLFLQQDHANTLKGLHAEVRRLQQQCTDLTYELTVRGSDPSDSSEVRCKELQRRCEELEAELKKKEEENTELLRDLEQKNAMISVLENTIKEREKKYLDELKMKSHKLAILSGELEQRASTIAYLTSQLHATKKKLLAGSSSEASPNVSPVTSYKPTPPPTKDRQPETPRRRMKKSLSQPLHPELTEVYKLGQDGRRLILREAVDAMPDPTPFLQAGRESPEPQVVRERPAVIPPIASERSPIPPLGAMASPRHSPARDRQYRGHVGVAHRIPHGTPPLAPPQAELETLAVDQVNEEKVVRKRSGADRTV; from the exons ATGGCATCGACAAATGTTTCCCTGGAAAATCAGCTGCACAGCGCACAGAAGAACCTGCTGTTCCTCCAGCAGGACCATGCCAACACGTTGAAGGGGCTGCACGCAGAGGTCCGCAgattgcagcagcagtgcacag acCTGACATATGAGCTCACTGTGAGAGGCTCTGATCCCTCAG acagCAGCGAGGTCCGTTGCAAGGAGCTGCAAAGGAGGTGTGAGGAGCTCGAAGCTGAGCtcaagaagaaggaggaggagaacacgGAGCTGCTCAGGGATCTGGAGCAGAAGAATGCCATGATCTCTGTCCTTGAAAACACCAtcaaggagagggagaaaaagtaTTTGGACGAGCTTAAGATGAAGAGCCACAAGCTGGCCATCTTGTCCGGGGAGCTCGAGCAGAGAGCGAGCACCATCGCGTACCTTACCTCACAACTTCACGCCACTAAGAAGAAGCTGTTGGCCGGCAGCTCCTCAGAGGCCAGCCCCAATGTCAGTCCAGTCACATCATACAAGCCCACGCCGCCTCCAACCAAGGACAGACAGCCTGAAACCCCACGTCGCCGTATGAAGAAGAGCCTCTCGCAGCCTCTTCACCCAGAGTTGACAGAGGTGTACAAGCTCGGCCAGGATGGGAGGCGGCTAATTTTGCGGGAGGCGGTTGACGCCATGCCTGACCCCACACCCTTCCTCCAGGCTGGCAGAGAGTCTCCAGAACCTCAGGTTGTGCGTGAACGGCCTGCTGTCATCCCTCCCATTGCATCCGAGCGCTCCCCCATCCCTCCCCTGGGTGCCATGGCCAGCCCTCGTCACAGCCCCGCTCGAGACCGCCAGTACAGGGGTCACGTGGGCGTGGCACACCGCATCCCACATGGCACCCCTCCCCTGGCCCCGCCGCAGGCAGAGCTGGAGACACTGGCCGTGGACCAGGTCAATGAGGAGAAGGTTGTGCGGAAGCGTTCAGGAGCCGACAGGACAGTTTGA
- the chmp7 gene encoding charged multivesicular body protein 7: MSNSADMPLPPDWDDDERMNFMFSDFKENRDVDTTDWDSKTDFWTALVLSSCRHQGSVCVRLQELNHSFRRKEKSPLGLATVLQSMSRCGKIQRESEFAANVDCGWVSWGVGLLLVKPLKWTFSTLLGSGSTVPLEESFVVIEVVKEKAAELLRVYRSSEFASRSVLSFQELCTLSSGVCADESTLCMALLQLQRDKQVLVSLHEGEKIVKFCLPGQDRVSPVSDVDIGVYQLQHSEKLLGERVEKLGLEADKCREEAKLLLSEGKKSQALRCLRGRKRVEKRADNLFAKLETIRGILDRIAQSQTDKMVIQAYQAGVSALRVSLKDVTVERAENLVDQIQELCDTQDEVNQTLSSGVTSADEDMDELEEELKSLLEESKPETIADLPEVPTNRLRPSGESVLSDDLLSFLPAVPHGLLNITTEQLEDELNQLTLTDSGFQLQKRTSPAKR, from the exons ATGTCTAACTCCGCCGACATGCCGCTGCCACCGGACTGGGACGACGACGAGCGGATGAACTTCATGTTCTCCGACTTCAAGGAGAACCGGGACGTGGACACGACGGACTGGGACAGTAAGACGGACTTCTGGACGGCTCTGgtcctgagcagctgcaggcaCCAGGGCTCCGTGTGTGTCCGCCTGCAGGAGCTGAACCACAGCttcaggaggaaggagaagtcCCCGCTGGGCTTAGCCACGGTCCTCCAGTCCATGTCCAG GTGTGGGAAGATCCAGAGGGAGTCTGAGTTCGCAGCTAACGTGGACTGTGGCTGGGTGTCCTGGGGGGTGGGCCTGCTGCTGGTGAAGCCCCTGAAGTGGACCTTCTCCACTCTGCTGGGCAGCGGCAGCACGGTCCCTCTGGAGGAGTCGTTTGTGGTCATCGAAGTGGTGAAG GAGAAAGCTGCAGAACTGCTCAGGGTCTACAGGAGCAGTGAGTTTGCAAGCCGCTCCGTTCTGTCGTTTCAAGAGCTCTGTACCCTCTCCTCTGGAGTCTGTGCTGACGAGAGCACCCTGTGCATggctctcctgcagctgcagagggacAAACAAGTGCTGGTCTCACTGCACGAAGGCGAGAAG ATAGTAAAGTTTTGTCTGCCAGGGCAGGACCGCGTCTCTCCAGTCAGTGATGTGGATATCGGAGTCTaccagctgcagcacagtgagaAGCTGCTGGGAGAGCGGGTAGAGAAACTGGGCCTGGAGGCTGACAA gtgcagagaggaggcaaagcTTCTGCTGTCGGAAGGGAAAAAATCACAG GCCCTGAGGTGTTTGAGAGGCCGCAAGAGGGTAGAGAAGAGGGCAGACAACTTATTTGCCAAACTGGAGACAATCAGAGGAATCCTGGACAGAATCGCCCAATCACAGACTGATAAGATG GTTATTCAAGCATATCAGGCTGGAGTGTCAGCCCTCAGAGTCTCTCTTAAGGACGTGACTGTGGAACGTGCAGAGAACCTTGTGGATCAAATCCAGGAG TTATGTGACACCCAAGATGAGGTGAATCAAACTCTATCCAGTGGGGTGACCAGCGCAG ATGAAGACATGGATGAGTTGGAGGAAGAACTGAAGTCTCTGCTGGAGGAGTCAAAGCCAGAAACAATCGCAGATTTACCTGAGGTTCCAACGAACCGCCTGCGTCCCTCCGGGGAGTCCGTTCTCTCTGATGACCTGCTCAGTTTCCTCCCCGCCGTACCTCACGGACTCTTGAATATTACCACTgagcagctggaggacgagTTGAATCAGTTAACACTTACAGATTCAG GCTTTCAGCTGCAGAAAAGGACATCGCCTGCCAAGAGATAA
- the lgi3 gene encoding leucine-rich repeat LGI family member 3: MMELGPRWMRLICLSLLCLYLCLPRESTAKRAPKIPRCPSTCSCTKDSAFCVDTKAIPKSFPPGIISLTMVNAAFTTIPEGAFSHLHLLQFLLLNSNTFTTVSNDAFAGLSHLQYLFIENNDIQALSKYTLRGLKSLTHLSLSNNNLQQLPRDLFKHLEILTDLDLRGNSFRCDCKIKWLVDWMEKTNTSVPAIYCASPFEFQGRRIHDLVPRDFSCISADFAVYETFPFHSVSVETYEFGGDHFVAFAQPDSGFCTLYVWDHVELVFRSFHNITSRSAVYCKPVVINNTLYMVVAQLFGGSHIYKWEEGPLRFVKIQDIDTTRVRKPNFVDTFQLDEEWYFIVADSSKAGSTSIYRWNSNGFYSHQSLHPWHRDTHVEFLDVAGKPHLILSSASQPPVVYQWNRSQKQFAFHSLITELADVQMVKHFWVRKVLYLCLTRFIGDSKILRWEGQRFIEIQTLPSRGSMSVYPFTVGLRQYLILGSDFSFSRVYLWDDLTQRFQPFQELNMRAPRAFSLVTVDNKDILLTASFKGSTLAYQHLLVDLSAK; the protein is encoded by the exons ATGATGGAGCTGGGACCTAGATGGATGAGGCTGATCTGCTTGTCCCTCCTGTGCCTGTATCTCTGCCTGCCGAGGGAATCGACCGCCAAGAGAGCCCCCAAGATACCCCGCTGTCCTTCGACCTGCTCTTGCACCAAAGACAGTGCCTTCTGTGTGGACACCAAGGCCATTCCCAAGAGCTTCCCCCCTGGGATCATCTCTCT GACCATGGTGAACGCGGCCTTCACTACAATCCCAGAGGGAGCTTTCTCACACCTTCACCTGCTACAGTTCCT GCTCCTGAACTCCAACACATTCACCACAGTCTCTAATGATGCCTTCGCTGGTCTGTCTCACCTGCAGTACCT GTTCATTGAGAATAATGACATCCAGGCTCTGTCAAAGTACACCCTCAGAGGACTCAAATCCTTGACTCATCT atCTCTCTCAAATaacaacctgcagcagctgcccaGAGATCTCTTCAAACATCTAGAGATCCTCACAGATTT AGACCTGCGGGGGAACTCTTTCCGCTGTGACTGTAAAATCAAGTGGCTGGTCGACTGGATGGAGAAGACTAACACCTCTGTTCCTGCCATCTACTGTGCCAGCCCCTTTGAGTTCCAGGGACGCAGAATCCACGACCTCGTACCACGAGACTTCAGCTGCATCAGTGCAG ATTTTGCTGTGTATGAAACCTTCCCTTTCcactctgtgtctgtggagaCGTATGAGTTTGGTGGAGATCACTTCGTGGCCTTCGCTCAGCCTGACTCAGGCTTCTGTACTCTGTATGTGTGGGATCATGTGGAGCTGGTCTTCAGGAGCTTTCACAACATCACCT CTCGCTCTGCTGTGTACTGCAAACCTGTGGTGATAAACAACACACTTTACATGGTGGTGGCTCAGCTTTTTGGCGGATCTCATATCTACAA GTGGGAAGAGGGCCCGCTGCGATTCGTGAAGATCCAAGACATAGACACCACTCGTGTGAGGAAGCCCAACTTTGTGGACACCTTCCAGCTGGATGAAGAGTGGTACTTCATTGTGGCAGACAGCTCCAAGGCAGGCTCCACCAGCATCTACCGCTGGAACAGCAACGGCTTCTACTCCCACCAGTCCCTCCATCCCTGGCACCGGGACACCCACGTGGAGTTCCTCGATGTGGCGGGAAAGcctcacctcatcctctccAGCGCCTCTCAACCACCAGTGGTTTACCAGTGGAACCGAAGCCAGAAGCAGTTTGCCTTCCACTCCCTAATCACAGAGCTGGCCGACGTGCAGATGGTCAAACACTTCTGGGTGAGGAAAGTTCTCTACCTTTGCCTCACACGCTTCATTGGTGACTCCAAGATCCTCCGCTGGGAAGGCCAGCGTTTCATAGAGATCCAGACTCTGCCATCTCGGGGCTCGATGTCTGTGTATCCTTTCACTGTGGGCCTCCGCCAGTACCTCATTCTTGGAAGTgatttctccttctccagagtttacctGTGGGATGACCTCACGCAGCGCTTTCAGCCCTTCCAGGAGCTCAACATGAGAGCACCGCGGGCGTTCAGCTTGGTCACCGTTGACAACAAGGACATTCTGCTGACCGCCAGCTTTAAAGGCAGCACCCTGGCCTACCAGCACCTGTTGGTGGATCTCAGCGCCAAGTAG